CACAGTTCAACATTTACAAAAGGCATTATTGCTACAGAGTTCGTACAGCCATAAGGAATTAGTAGAATAGTTGAAGCATTTAACAAGATTCAATCTCTACTGGTATAATTCAGCCTGATAGGTTACTGTTCACAAATActaaaaagcattaaaaaggTAGAGGCAAAACCATTGAATTTGAACTTGAACATGACCAACACAACCCTGGTCTGGCTAGAAGTTAGAACACGGAATTTTGAGAGATAAAACAGATAAAATCTGAGACATGATACATGTGtgaaatttacataattaacataatATTTAATAGCTACTAAGCAGCAATTTCAGAAGAGAAATGTACATTGAGcaacaaattcaataattaggGAGACTTGCAGATCAAAACATTCTTATGAGAAACTAAGAAATATGCCTCAATTTTGACCATCCAGTCATTGGCACGAATGACGCAGGGGATAAGTTTTCAAATTCCAGTTGATTTCCAGCATTACCATAAATTTCAAGTTATCATGAAAGCAAAACAAAGCAAACCATGTAGATTGGCAGGTTACATTTCTAATTTTCCTTGATTCAAGTATTTAAAAGTCACATTATAGCCAATAACCCACCTCAAATTGTCAGCTCCAGATGCTTCCTCCTGAGATTGATTTCctgtaaaaacacatcaaaaaaTAATGTTCAGTAAGGGAATATCCAAAGTTAGCCAACAAAgcaagattattattattgtccaTGCAAATGTACCAAGAGTAAATGAAAAGAAGCAAACACTACTTCAGGAAGAATGAGAACACATTTCATTGTTTTACCTAAAACGCCTAAATGGAATAGACTTTTATCTGAACTTAGAGCACTACTTATCTTACATAGATGAATTGAAGTATAGAACAAGGTCTGAAATGGTAGGCGTCTTCAAGCTAATGTAAGTTGAAGccaaaataatcttatttaaatGCTCCTCTCACTGTATAGCAATTTCAAACTACACGAACCAGATGTACAGTGCCACCCAATTCTATACTGGCACGCAAATTATTTAGTGCTTCTCTGCATTTTTACCATCAGAAAATAGAAGCCCATAATCCCAGTTAAGATTGAATGGTAACTAACTAAAGCCACAAGTCACATCTCacaccataaaaaaaaatataattttaatgctCTCATTGTATGCCAATTTTAATCTACATGAACCAGACGTACAGTCCTACCCAATTCTATACTAGCACAAAAATTAGATGATGCTTCCCTGCAATATAGCAGGTTAAgatttaatgtttacttactaAAACCACAATTTACACTATAATGAACACTATGATAACAATGAGAACAAATGTAACGAGCATGATCAAGAGAACATTCATATAAAAAGGTCTTATTTTCTAATTCCTTGTTTGTCTTGATGgacataaacaaaataaatttacaaaatatagTATGAAAAGTTGAACACAAACTTGTAACTTTTGTAATATTTTCTTACTGCTCACAAGCTATAAGCATCAGTTGGCTCCTGCTAACAATAATATTGGGAAAAATAAGAGGAAAATATGCAAAGAAAGATAATTTAGATAGCTAACAAATATTGCACTCGCCATTCTTCAAATCCGTTTAGAAGGTCCCTCTATATAGGCTTAAAAATATACATAGTAGAAACTTAGAAATAACCAAATACAGAAAATGGAGAGCATTTTCACTACCTTGCACCACTATTCCAATAGTCTTTCAATGACAAGCTTATTGACCAAGTAAAATTTACTCCACAAATTTCATACATTATAATATCAGATCTGCTTTTTGAAGCATAATTCTAAATTCTTAGCAATAATAGTCGTAAAATATTGGCAGAGTGCAGCAATAGTGACAATAGATGACAAAGGAAAGTGAATAATTGTTAGCAATGAAAAGCTCAAAGAAGAATGACTAGAAAAACATATTTTAAGGCAGAAAAAGGTTTTGACTATTCACATATAGTAGCACTTTGGAAGAGACCAGGAAAGGAGAATGCACATAAAGTTACATAGCTTTCAGTCATGAGATAGACTCTAACAGAGATTAAGACGAATGATGACCATTAACCATGCAATTATAAACCAGTTTCCCATGGATTAGTAGAATTTAGAATGTTCTGCAGCCAAGGTTTGTCTCTGATATGGGATTAGACAAAGTTGACAACAATGAAACTGGTATAGTACGTACATGCACAGAACAGGATAGTTGGGCACATGGGCAAAGTTTTCTGAatcgaattttatttttatagacaGAAATCTACCTACTCCAATGAACTCTTTCGAAGAAATTCAGCATAATTCGCATTCAACCAAAGTAGATAAATTCTTTCTACTGGGCATCATGAGAGGAGAGAGGGGGGGTGCCACTAGCCAGTAGCATTAACATTTTATTCATCAAAGGTCCACTTTACCTTCTTTTTTGGGTACTTGTCGCAGGAAACTATTCAAATCTGGACCTCCAACTTTACCtgcataaaataaatatgtCAACACGATTGAACATTAAAAAGATTAATAGTATGGTGCCTCTGCTACCTACCAGTTATCTTTGCAGTATTGCGCTGAATAGCTCTTCTTTCTTCCTCCTCTTTCTTTAGACCTTCATGATGAGATAGAcatattaaattattcacaGCAATAAACAGTAAGTGCGAATTTCATTAGTGTAACAAGACACAAATTTGATGTCAAACAAGCACAAGATATAGGAATTTTCAATACACTAAGAATTCATAAAGTATTACCATCACATTGACAAGAAATTTTCAATACACTAAAAACAAACATATGAATTCATTTTCAATGCCACAATTGGCAGTGAAATACCAAACTCTCAGACAAGGAACTAAAAAAAGCTATTCAAAAAGCTCTCCGGAGATATAGGAACAACTTGCATAAACTAAATCATTGAGACATAAAAGAAACATACGCTCCACATTTTGTCTAAGAAATTCACGTCTGGCCTCAAGCTCAGCCATCTCCTGCACACATTTTAGTTATGGTATCAATGCAACCATCAAGGAAAGACAAGGATAAAAGAACTAAATGttcaaaaaagaattaattttttgagAAACCACTTGAAATTGGTGCAAAAGTAAAGGCATTATGCAAGATTTCCACAAATGAGTTGAAGACAAGGTTAATATTATTAGGCTTTCTATCTGATTCAGGAAAGTTAAGCTGGCTACAAGCATTGGACGTCGATTCAGCTCTATTACTATCAACCAAGGGAATTAAGAGCTCATATACCCTGCACCTATAGCACAATGATCAAGTGTGCATCTTCATCAAATCCACCAGCCCTCCAACAGAAAATTACATGTATGTGTGATCAATGTGTGTATCTCATGCTCATTTTATTTGTGCACATAGCAAGCACAACCTAGGAGCACATCATAACCTTATAATTAATGCCAAAGCAATCGGATATTTAATTCCTAttggttttgaattttgatcCAGCATCGTAACCTTAACCTTATAATTAATGTGTGTATGATCAATGTGCGTATCTCATGCTCACTTTATTTTGATCAACGGTAGAGAATCATTGATGCAGTTATTGGAAAATCAAATGTAAGAGTGAGGCTAAAGATAGTAAAGAGTAAGAGGAATCAGACAAGCAAGGTTTGCAATTGTCAAGGGAAATGACTAAACGAGTCAGAAATTGTGAAGTATTAGTTGAAGATAGAGTCAATTACATGGTAGGAGcaattgaagaatttttttaataatactgTAAATATAAGATTTAACTACATaactttaattcttttaaacCCTTACAATAGCAATCGAATAAATTTGAGATTTATTGGTCAatcataatttatatatttatttctcATATTAAATTATGAAACACTATCGaatttttaaaagcaaaatacaCTTGTGTAACTCCATGAATGCAAGGAAAGCTCACTTTGAGATAACTATATATATCTCCAATAGTGTTGACAGTGTTAATATTTTCACCAGCATAGCCAGCAAAACTTCCAACACGTTATAGTCAAAATTAAAATGACCTCTAGTTAATAGACAATCATAGACAATGTAATAAATCTGAAGCATTAaaaccatagtgtaaaaacaaggccacatTGCATCGCATCGGctgcattgtaaaggtttttaaaaacAACGAACCGATATTTCCCATGATGTAAAGGTATAAAAATAACGCATTTTAGGcttatcaagggatatcttttgattttgatcgatatttaggcgttacgatAAACGCATCACTTCCGTTACTGCATCATCGTTTTGTTACCATAATCCCCACCGTTACCACATTTTTACTCTATGATAACAACCTTTTACAAAATACAGAGATGTCTTTCATCATTGAAATCATctggaataaaaaaaattaaaagtaataacaaaTTGTACAGCTTGTGTCTAAAGAAGGACCaattaaaatgataaaagaaTAAAACAAGAGTAAGCAAAGGCAATTCTGAagaattgaagaatgagatACTACTATCCAAGAGTAACTTAGACTTGTAGCGATGCTCTCGTTGTAATGGAGAGAATAATGTTTTTATGGTACATAACACATTATAGTGGGAGCTTGAAGTTGAACCAACAATTACATAGGAAAAAATTAACTCATAAGTGGTAAAGCTCACATGTGAATGAAACATTTCACTTGTCTTATCATTGtaaccaagaacaaaaatacaCACCTACGACTATCAAAAGCTTCACAAGTTGAGTTCATAAAAGTATTCAAAAAGTTCTAGAAAATTACAAAGCAGATGGACTTAAAAAACACTTCAAACATATTTTCATAGTGTTGAATCGAACATCAAAGAGCCATGAAAAAGTGAAAGCAGGTACACGATCATACCTCAGGTGTTGGGGCATTTTTGCGTTGTCCATTTAGCCAACATATCCATTCAACTGTAATAATCACAATGAATAGTAATCAACTTTGGTGGATACATAACACAAGAAAATAATAGATGACATGGAAAAACAATCCTTATAAATCATTTATGCCGGAAATAGTTCATTTTGACTCAAATAAAATGAGAGCCAAAATGTCAGACATGGGCTTTCCACATGACACTTAATCATGTGGCCTATTAGAGTCAAGTAACGTACCCATAAATGAATGCTAATATGTGAAACATTGAAATTTAATCACGTCTATACAACTTCATCCCAGCACCATCAAATTGCTTAGTGTTTAGCATAGATAAAATTACCTGGTATTGACGTAGGATCATCTTCTCCTTCAAATATCACCCATCTCTTTTCTTtcactatatatacataaaaaaaacaagttagtaaatgcaaaaaaaaatatattatttggaTCTATGCAATCTTAGACTATAATGGAAACAACATTGTTGAGGTCAAAGCTACTCAGTTGCTTTACTCTAGATTCAAATCCATGTGGCATTATAGTATtacattcaacaaaaaaaaagttgaaaggCCTGAAATTTTCCAAGTTAAACCCATAGGTTGATAATTATAACCAAAAGTAATCCCAAAATTTGAGTAGATAACTTCTACCAAAGTAGAAAAAAAGTTTGCTAGGAAGCAAGCATTGCTATTCCAATGGATTTATACAGTATTTTGCACTCATATCATACTATAAATGTTAAATTGATTGAAAGGGTGTCCATATTTTATTAGAATTGACATATCTTTTATGATAGCGTCATAGGGATCGGTTACATACTATAAGAGAAGATACTTGTGTTAAAACCTCTAGCGATGCAACTACTTGACTTACTCAGGAAAAAGATGATGAAAAAAGTAAGCCCCTACccaaagaaaaaaataacatcCCTAAATAGAAGTAGAAACAATCCCTCacttatcatcattatcatcatcgtaCCCAGTATATCCAGGCCATAGGAAGGGAAGGAAGGCGAAAACTCATACCCATATAAGAGGATGCGGCCAAAGAGACCCTCAACTCGAGAATGATCCTCAGTACAACAAAGAATCATGATACACTGTAGTCTTCCACATTAGTGAAAAATTTTACACACTTGAATGCAATGCAAATTGATTGCCAAATATAATAGCACGTAAGAGCTACATGCTCATTCTTCTCATCCTCCTTAGACATTCATCCTATTATATTCTTACCTACCACTGTCCTTCTTAAGTGGGTCtaaatattaatttcttttttcttgttcttgtatAGTAAAACCTTGCCAACATTTTGGTAGATGATCAAGAGTTACTATTGTGCACACTCAATACAAAATTAACATATACCAATAACTCCTTAAATTAATAGCTGAATTTTATTTACCAAAGCTTTTCTTAATGCAGAACTAAAATTTCAAATCCAAAATGACATCCTAACTATTGTTTTTCCATATCTCAACCATAGAACAAAAGAAGGTTTTGTCAAACATTTTATCAAAAGCCATAAGATAACCACACCAATCTCAATTTATCACCTTGAAGAAAAGGTGAATGCATCGACTTCCCTAGTTCATGTTCAAATTTATCACCACTTTTCAAAGGTgttttagaaaataacatacAGGATTTTTTGTATGCTTCATACTTATCATTGGAGGTGCATTGATTTCATGGTTGAGATGGCACTTATAGATGGAAAGTAACCATATAGTGCGCCCTTATATCaagtattttctttttttggttgTCTCCATCTAGAATTCCAATTATACTCTCGAAGGGATTCCAAAGTATCACTTGTATGTACATAGCCAGCCAATGTTAGCTATTTGTCACATAGTCTACAGAACCATTTAAATTACCAAGATTCCTTTATAAAATTTCTAGTATTCACGGGTCCTAAAAAGAATCTAATATCACAAATTATAACTTCAAAAAAGACTACTCATAAATCAAGTAAATTTTAGCCAATTACAAAATCAATCTTTGCAATGTCTTAAAAGGATATTGGACACAACATTTAGGGTTTAAGTCTATTGTTGTACGCCATACATGCTAAATTgctataaaatttttaaaacggTCTTATTGTGAACTTACAACCAGAAAAACTAATATTAAAGATGCAAATTACGTCTAAGATTCTAATTCAACTATTTTGTGGTAAAAACAAGAGTTATAAACCTCCTATGACCC
This genomic stretch from Amaranthus tricolor cultivar Red isolate AtriRed21 chromosome 9, ASM2621246v1, whole genome shotgun sequence harbors:
- the LOC130823775 gene encoding uncharacterized protein LOC130823775 isoform X2, with protein sequence MAGIDKAGNRYFARNQLIDGVMKEKRWVIFEGEDDPTSIPVEWICWLNGQRKNAPTPEEMAELEARREFLRQNVERLKKEEEERRAIQRNTAKITGKVGGPDLNSFLRQVPKKEGNQSQEEASGADNLSEPDTEKEKTISSQEMPGPWTTEPSGSGTSFKPGTWQPPS
- the LOC130823775 gene encoding uncharacterized protein LOC130823775 isoform X1, whose amino-acid sequence is MSRFIAKIAGFFSKRTMAGIDKAGNRYFARNQLIDGVMKEKRWVIFEGEDDPTSIPVEWICWLNGQRKNAPTPEEMAELEARREFLRQNVERLKKEEEERRAIQRNTAKITGKVGGPDLNSFLRQVPKKEGNQSQEEASGADNLSEPDTEKEKTISSQEMPGPWTTEPSGSGTSFKPGTWQPPS
- the LOC130823775 gene encoding uncharacterized protein LOC130823775 isoform X3, yielding MESVMKEKRWVIFEGEDDPTSIPVEWICWLNGQRKNAPTPEEMAELEARREFLRQNVERLKKEEEERRAIQRNTAKITGKVGGPDLNSFLRQVPKKEGNQSQEEASGADNLSEPDTEKEKTISSQEMPGPWTTEPSGSGTSFKPGTWQPPS